The proteins below come from a single Tissierella sp. MB52-C2 genomic window:
- a CDS encoding metal ABC transporter solute-binding protein, Zn/Mn family, protein MKKILILIMVVSILTTFVSGCGNPNKENDTGYKVVATTTLVADLVKSIGGEYVSVQGLMGPGVDPHLYKASAGDVKLMQNADMVVYNGLHLEGKMGEIFENIEDSEKVILAVTQGIDESSFIDFVSSPGSFDPHIWFDVKLWKEAAKTVAEGLKELDEEHAKDFDISLEKYLGELDKLEEYINQRISEIPEENRVLITAHDAFNYFGNAYGFEVKGLQGISTASEAGTSDVRQLAKFIVERKIKAIFVESSVPRKSIEALQEAVKAQGFEVEIGGELYSDSTGDAGTDDETYIGTFKANIDTIIDALK, encoded by the coding sequence ATGAAAAAGATATTGATTTTAATAATGGTAGTATCTATATTAACTACTTTTGTATCAGGATGTGGAAATCCAAATAAGGAGAATGATACTGGATATAAGGTCGTAGCCACTACTACCTTAGTAGCAGATCTTGTAAAATCCATTGGAGGAGAATATGTAAGTGTTCAAGGATTAATGGGACCAGGAGTTGATCCTCATTTATATAAAGCAAGTGCAGGAGATGTTAAACTAATGCAAAATGCAGATATGGTAGTTTATAATGGTCTTCATTTAGAGGGAAAAATGGGAGAGATATTTGAAAATATAGAAGATAGTGAGAAAGTAATTTTAGCAGTAACACAAGGTATAGATGAATCAAGCTTTATTGATTTTGTTTCAAGTCCTGGAAGCTTCGACCCTCATATTTGGTTTGATGTAAAGCTTTGGAAGGAAGCTGCAAAAACTGTGGCAGAAGGACTCAAAGAACTAGATGAAGAACATGCAAAGGATTTTGATATTAGTTTAGAAAAATACTTAGGAGAGCTTGATAAGCTTGAGGAATATATTAATCAAAGAATATCTGAAATTCCTGAGGAAAATAGAGTTCTTATAACTGCACATGATGCTTTTAATTATTTTGGGAATGCCTACGGGTTTGAAGTTAAAGGATTGCAAGGCATAAGTACTGCATCAGAAGCAGGGACATCTGATGTTCGTCAATTGGCAAAGTTTATTGTAGAGAGGAAGATAAAGGCAATATTTGTTGAGTCATCAGTGCCACGAAAGAGTATTGAAGCATTGCAAGAAGCTGTTAAGGCTCAGGGATTTGAAGTGGAAATAGGAGGAGAACTTTATTCAGACTCCACAGGTGATGCAGGAACTGATGATGAAACCTATATAGGAACATTTAAAGCAAATATAGATACAATTATCGATGCCTTAAAATAA